In Xyrauchen texanus isolate HMW12.3.18 chromosome 27, RBS_HiC_50CHRs, whole genome shotgun sequence, one genomic interval encodes:
- the tmem81 gene encoding transmembrane protein 81: MTLSALWLVLFYWTVLHSPSDCSTLTKADLQELENINTWVITRSFPCSATCGLGLRTQELCPIGGTRNFSTAACKLRTIRCLETWQCGLKTQTTIAGQRLELDCLEEVMETIGRFAFVVSWRFARGVVTSDNSLFIRYEALSLDKVVLDPLREEDSGTYRCDVLDTGKRRVKRMYNGVKVLSPNMLSLDFTKGLIQWETPESLWPNITTRNPYPSSTVRNMVLVSLSISVAMTVVIFLLLWAFYRKRPAQLLHDSL, encoded by the coding sequence ATGACCCTCTCAGCGCTTTGGCTGGTGTTGTTCTACTGGACAGTGCTGCACTCCCCCAGTGACTGCAGTACTTTAACCAAAGCCGACCTGCAAGAACTGGAGAACATCAACACCTGGGTCATTACCCGCAGCTTTCCCTGCAGTGCCACCTGTGGGCTTGGCCTCCGAACTCAGGAGCTCTGCCCTATTGGTGGTACCAGAAACTTCTCCACTGCAGCATGCAAGCTGCGAACTATCCGCTGCCTAGAAACCTGGCAGTGCGGACTGAAGACCCAAACGACGATTGCTGGTCAGCGGCTTGAGCTTGACTGTCTAGAAGAAGTGATGGAAACCATAGGTCGCTTTGCCTTTGTGGTGTCTTGGCGCTTTGCACGTGGAGTGGTCACATCTGACAACTCACTGTTTATCCGTTATGAAGCTCTGAGTCTGGACAAGGTGGTGCTAGACCCTCTCAGAGAAGAGGATTCCGGGACATATCGTTGTGATGTACTGGACACTGGTAAACGAAGAGTGAAAAGAATGTACAATGGAGTGAAGGTGTTATCTCCCAACATGCTTAGTTTGGACTTTACTAAAGGTCTGATTCAGTGGGAAACCCCTGAGAGTCTGTGGCCTAACATAACCACAAGAAACCCGTATCCAAGCAGCACTGTCCGCAACATGGTGCTGGTAAGCCTGTCCATATCAGTTGCAATGACGGTGGTCATCTTTCTACTCTTGTGGGCTTTTTACAGAAAAAGACCAGCTCAACTTCTCCATGACAGTTTATAA